A genomic window from Sulfurospirillum multivorans DSM 12446 includes:
- the pglF gene encoding UDP-N-acetylglucosamine 4,6-dehydratase (configuration-retaining) translates to MFAIDKRILNLLVIITLTFITFLWTYWIFHYPVQFEVIGVVIVVRIIASIFLFKDYSLSWSKVTQKTFLLKSLVYIVAFCVYAPLFYTHVRLSLMLSELFFYLFSITFVMYLYYFWINHSRTHKDKTLVIYGAGKSGLKLEEEYRNTAYKMRYFVDDDIRLQKRSIDSVRIISKDELKEKLSENKYDLLLIAIPSTSAKNINAIYEELRPYFHEIKILPSLDTILSDTFLSHQLKEITVEDLLARHPKDLDKMKISQFIKGKTVMITGAGGSIGSEIVRQCLKYGARKLILIDHSEFNLYQLMEELQSDKLVPIMQSVLNESLMDKAFDTYKPEIVVHAAAYKHVPLVESNVEEGILNNVLGTKICIDLSIKHGVQKFILISTDKAVRPTNVMGTTKRICELYAQNVDAKKTHIVAVRFGNVLGSSGSVIPKFKAQIEKGGPITVTHPEITRYFMLIPEACELVLQTGAIGENGELFILDMGEPVKIADLAQKMIDLSGKKEIVIEFTGLRPGEKLYEELLIHESDKKTAYESIMVTNKTPYAIDKLCTDIEELFTCNDKIAKLKEIVPEFNHNAH, encoded by the coding sequence ATGTTTGCAATTGATAAACGCATTTTAAATCTTTTAGTCATCATCACATTAACATTCATTACCTTTTTATGGACCTATTGGATTTTTCATTATCCTGTGCAATTTGAAGTGATTGGTGTGGTCATTGTTGTACGTATTATCGCTTCCATATTTCTTTTTAAAGACTATTCACTCTCTTGGTCAAAAGTGACACAAAAGACTTTTTTATTGAAAAGTCTTGTTTATATTGTCGCCTTTTGTGTTTATGCGCCACTGTTTTATACCCATGTTCGTTTATCGCTCATGCTCTCAGAGCTTTTCTTTTATCTTTTTTCGATCACCTTTGTGATGTACCTCTACTATTTTTGGATCAACCATAGTCGTACCCATAAAGATAAAACATTGGTGATTTATGGTGCGGGGAAATCAGGTTTAAAACTTGAAGAAGAGTACCGCAATACAGCGTATAAAATGCGTTATTTTGTGGATGATGACATAAGGCTTCAAAAGCGTAGCATTGATAGTGTTCGTATTATCTCAAAAGATGAGCTCAAAGAAAAATTGAGTGAAAATAAATACGATCTTCTTTTAATCGCGATCCCTTCCACATCTGCAAAAAACATCAATGCAATTTATGAAGAGCTCAGACCTTATTTTCATGAGATTAAAATCTTACCTTCCTTAGATACGATTTTATCGGATACTTTTTTATCCCATCAACTTAAAGAGATTACGGTTGAGGATCTTTTAGCAAGGCATCCTAAAGATCTTGATAAAATGAAAATTTCGCAGTTTATCAAGGGTAAAACAGTTATGATCACGGGAGCTGGGGGAAGTATTGGCAGTGAGATTGTTCGCCAATGCCTTAAATATGGAGCTAGAAAGCTCATCTTGATTGATCACAGTGAATTTAATCTGTATCAATTGATGGAAGAGTTGCAAAGCGATAAATTGGTACCGATTATGCAAAGTGTGCTGAATGAATCCTTAATGGATAAAGCTTTTGATACGTATAAACCTGAAATTGTCGTGCATGCAGCTGCTTACAAACATGTTCCTTTGGTCGAATCCAATGTGGAAGAGGGCATTTTAAACAATGTCTTAGGAACAAAAATTTGTATTGATCTTTCGATCAAGCATGGAGTTCAAAAATTTATTTTAATCTCTACCGATAAAGCGGTACGACCAACGAACGTTATGGGGACGACCAAACGCATTTGCGAACTTTATGCTCAAAATGTGGATGCGAAAAAAACACACATCGTAGCTGTTCGTTTTGGCAATGTTCTTGGCAGTAGCGGTTCTGTGATTCCAAAGTTTAAGGCGCAAATTGAAAAAGGCGGACCTATTACGGTAACGCATCCTGAAATTACGCGTTATTTTATGCTCATTCCCGAAGCGTGTGAATTGGTGCTTCAAACAGGGGCTATCGGCGAGAACGGAGAGCTTTTTATCTTGGATATGGGAGAGCCTGTCAAAATTGCTGATTTGGCACAAAAAATGATCGATCTCTCGGGTAAAAAAGAGATTGTGATTGAATTTACAGGGCTTCGTCCTGGTGAAAAACTGTATGAAGAGTTACTCATCCATGAGAGCGATAAAAAGACAGCCTATGAGTCAATTATGGTCACAAACAAAACACCGTATG
- a CDS encoding MraY family glycosyltransferase, which translates to MIYLFIFMASLFLTYLIRTYALKKSLLATVNERSSHTTPTPHGGGIAIAVTWFLGLVYLFTCKEIEPTLFYALLCGSLLSVVSYFDDLYELSPKLRLLVQAGVSVAGLYVLGGLEQIDFGFWMIENPLITNVLAFLGIMWFINLYNFLDGIDGYAGSEAIFLAIAGWLLFGGDHFLILVASVAGFLVWNWHRAKIFMGDVGSTLLGYTVAIFALYYQNSGFSIFIWIILFGLFWFDATLTLIRRYKNHEKLSQAHRKHAYQRLVQSGILHDRVVFFALGINLVLLILGYSAFTQPSNAMGYFMVAILVLYGAVKMVDKRKKFE; encoded by the coding sequence ATGATTTATCTTTTTATCTTTATGGCTTCACTTTTTTTAACCTACCTTATTCGCACATATGCTCTTAAAAAATCATTACTTGCCACAGTTAATGAGCGTAGCTCTCATACAACACCAACACCGCATGGTGGAGGCATTGCTATTGCTGTGACATGGTTCTTAGGGCTTGTTTATCTTTTTACATGTAAAGAAATTGAGCCCACCTTATTTTATGCGCTACTGTGTGGAAGTTTGCTCTCGGTTGTAAGTTATTTTGATGATCTGTATGAATTATCGCCAAAATTAAGGCTCTTGGTGCAAGCGGGTGTCAGTGTTGCAGGGCTTTATGTACTTGGTGGACTTGAGCAAATTGATTTTGGGTTTTGGATGATTGAAAATCCATTGATAACCAATGTTTTAGCTTTTTTGGGAATCATGTGGTTTATCAACCTCTATAATTTTTTGGATGGCATTGACGGTTATGCTGGAAGTGAAGCGATCTTTTTAGCCATCGCAGGATGGCTCTTGTTCGGAGGGGATCATTTCTTAATTTTAGTAGCTTCTGTCGCTGGGTTTTTAGTTTGGAATTGGCATAGGGCTAAAATTTTCATGGGTGATGTTGGCAGTACACTTTTGGGTTATACGGTTGCTATTTTTGCCCTTTATTATCAAAACAGTGGATTTTCCATTTTTATTTGGATTATTCTTTTTGGTCTTTTTTGGTTTGATGCAACCCTCACGCTTATACGTCGATACAAAAATCACGAAAAACTTTCACAAGCGCACCGTAAGCATGCTTATCAGCGTTTGGTACAAAGTGGCATTTTGCATGATCGCGTTGTCTTTTTTGCACTTGGAATTAATCTTGTTTTATTGATTTTAGGGTATAGTGCGTTCACTCAACCAAGCAACGCAATGGGGTATTTTATGGTAGCAATTTTAGTGCTTTACGGTGCTGTGAAGATGGTGGATAAACGAAAGAAGTTTGAATAA
- a CDS encoding NAD-dependent epimerase/dehydratase family protein produces MNLILTGARGFIGSYFQKQYASKYAIQPFSFVNDEVETLHVNDVEIVIHLSALVHQMGGASDMAYEKVNVDQTLQLAHKAKENGVKQFIFMSTVKVYGEESAIAYTETSPCFPEDAYGRTKLKAEQELQKLADENFVVSIIRTPIVYGSGVKANMHNLIKLIDTMPLLPLDGIDNKRSLVFIGNLCALLDTIIDQCKGGIFLAGDDVPLSTTELIQELAKAKKKKLFLIQLPLFARFLKWVKPSFYKRLFESLAVDNSRTKEVLHFKNPYSTQEGIAMMIQGTVQ; encoded by the coding sequence ATGAATCTTATATTAACAGGAGCTCGTGGCTTTATTGGGAGTTATTTTCAAAAGCAGTATGCTTCAAAATATGCTATTCAGCCTTTTTCTTTTGTCAATGATGAGGTGGAAACTTTACATGTAAACGATGTGGAGATAGTCATTCATCTCTCCGCATTAGTGCATCAGATGGGCGGAGCAAGTGATATGGCTTATGAGAAAGTCAATGTTGATCAGACGCTACAGTTAGCGCATAAAGCAAAAGAGAATGGCGTTAAACAGTTTATTTTTATGAGTACGGTTAAAGTGTATGGTGAAGAGAGTGCTATTGCATATACCGAAACAAGCCCATGTTTCCCTGAAGATGCTTATGGTAGAACTAAATTGAAAGCTGAGCAAGAGCTTCAAAAATTGGCTGATGAAAATTTTGTTGTTTCTATTATCCGTACGCCTATTGTTTATGGTAGTGGTGTTAAAGCAAATATGCACAATTTGATCAAACTGATTGACACAATGCCACTCTTGCCTCTAGATGGTATTGATAATAAACGGAGTCTCGTTTTTATTGGGAATTTATGTGCATTACTTGATACGATTATAGATCAATGCAAAGGCGGTATCTTTTTAGCAGGTGATGATGTACCTCTTTCGACTACGGAGTTAATACAAGAACTTGCCAAAGCTAAAAAGAAAAAACTTTTTTTGATCCAACTACCTTTGTTTGCGAGATTTCTAAAATGGGTTAAGCCCTCTTTTTATAAAAGATTATTTGAGAGTTTAGCCGTAGATAACAGCAGGACAAAAGAAGTTTTACATTTCAAAAACCCTTATTCGACGCAGGAAGGTATTGCCATGATGATACAAGGTACTGTGCAATGA
- a CDS encoding glycosyltransferase, translating to MTNPAIAILLAAYNGKAYIKEQIDSILNQKDVEVTIFLSIDTSRDGTREWIEASYPDNSQIMILEDIGRFGGAAKNFFRLIRDVDFTPYDFIAFADQDDIWYQDKLSRAIQKLNETKSDGYSSNVLAFWEDGREKLIVKSQPQCQYDYLFEAAGPGCTYVLTQALAVHVKQCICQKWDLVNTLWLHDWFCYAYARANGFHWVIEEKPSMRYRQHTNNQVGVNQGLKAFLYRLKKILFGGAIAQAKTIAIIIGMGEQPFVKEWSPLDKIGFFKLAWHAQKCRRKPKDKYLFFFACLLISIFGGQK from the coding sequence ATGACTAACCCTGCTATTGCTATTTTGCTAGCGGCTTACAATGGGAAAGCCTACATAAAAGAGCAGATTGACAGTATTCTAAATCAAAAAGATGTTGAGGTAACGATTTTTCTTAGTATTGATACATCACGCGATGGAACACGAGAATGGATAGAAGCGTCTTATCCCGATAACTCTCAAATAATGATATTAGAGGATATAGGTCGTTTTGGAGGTGCCGCAAAAAACTTCTTTCGTCTTATTCGTGATGTTGATTTTACGCCGTATGATTTTATTGCTTTTGCAGATCAGGATGATATTTGGTACCAAGATAAGTTAAGTCGCGCAATCCAAAAATTAAATGAAACAAAATCTGATGGATATTCTAGCAATGTCTTAGCCTTTTGGGAAGATGGACGTGAAAAGTTGATTGTAAAGTCACAGCCACAATGTCAGTATGATTACCTCTTTGAAGCAGCAGGTCCTGGATGTACCTATGTTCTAACACAGGCTTTAGCAGTACATGTAAAGCAGTGTATTTGTCAAAAATGGGATTTGGTTAATACTCTATGGTTGCATGATTGGTTTTGCTATGCATATGCAAGAGCTAATGGTTTTCATTGGGTAATTGAGGAAAAGCCAAGTATGCGATATCGTCAACATACAAACAATCAAGTTGGCGTCAATCAAGGGTTGAAAGCTTTTTTGTATCGCTTGAAAAAAATTTTATTTGGTGGTGCAATTGCTCAAGCGAAAACAATTGCTATTATTATAGGCATGGGTGAACAACCGTTTGTGAAGGAATGGTCGCCTTTAGATAAAATTGGCTTTTTTAAGCTCGCTTGGCATGCACAAAAATGTCGAAGGAAGCCCAAAGATAAATATTTATTTTTCTTTGCGTGCCTTTTGATAAGTATTTTTGGCGGTCAAAAATGA
- a CDS encoding glycosyltransferase — translation MKTIIISGINFIQGGPLSIFQDCLKALDGHLTKTYKIYALVHSKELFPSFPNIEFIEFPKSTKSYVYRLYYEYVYFKKLSKVLKPYLWLSLHDITPNVEASIRAVYCHNPSPFFKITKKELFLDPKFALFCWFYKWLYRINIEKNDFVIVQQEWLRQKFRAMYPIRNCVVAYPNIVLKTEPMISSQNQKHIFFYPTFPRVFKNIEIIAEAILLLEDKYKAKLEVIVTVDGTENRYSRWIVQHYGSIPELKFIGLQSRDKVFSLYQLADGLIFPSKLETWGLPISEFKMFQKPIFAADLEYAHETVGSYDKVQFFPPQDAFSLANLIKQYIDETLVYEPHVNEKPKGIASHTWQELFEILLGEKHD, via the coding sequence GTGAAAACGATTATAATTTCTGGGATTAACTTTATACAAGGTGGTCCACTCTCTATATTTCAAGATTGTCTCAAAGCCTTGGATGGTCATTTAACCAAAACCTATAAAATTTATGCTTTGGTGCACAGTAAAGAGCTTTTCCCTTCTTTTCCAAACATTGAATTTATCGAATTTCCGAAATCAACGAAGTCTTATGTGTATCGACTTTACTATGAGTATGTGTATTTTAAAAAGTTATCTAAAGTGTTAAAACCATATCTTTGGTTGTCTCTTCATGATATTACCCCTAATGTTGAAGCTTCAATACGAGCAGTCTATTGTCATAACCCATCGCCTTTTTTTAAGATTACAAAAAAAGAGTTGTTCTTAGATCCAAAATTTGCACTTTTTTGTTGGTTTTATAAATGGCTGTACAGGATCAATATCGAAAAAAATGACTTTGTTATTGTTCAACAAGAGTGGCTTCGTCAAAAATTTAGAGCAATGTATCCGATTCGAAATTGCGTTGTTGCTTATCCAAACATTGTTTTAAAAACAGAGCCTATGATATCTTCTCAAAACCAAAAGCATATTTTTTTCTATCCTACTTTTCCGAGAGTTTTCAAAAACATAGAAATCATTGCCGAAGCAATTTTGCTTTTAGAGGATAAGTATAAAGCAAAGCTTGAAGTTATCGTAACAGTTGATGGTACCGAAAATAGATATTCGCGATGGATTGTTCAACACTATGGTTCAATTCCTGAGTTAAAATTCATAGGACTTCAGAGTAGAGATAAAGTGTTCAGTTTGTATCAATTAGCAGATGGTTTGATCTTCCCTTCTAAACTTGAAACATGGGGATTGCCAATCAGTGAATTTAAAATGTTTCAAAAACCAATCTTTGCTGCTGATCTGGAATATGCGCATGAAACGGTGGGCTCATATGATAAAGTGCAATTCTTTCCGCCACAAGATGCCTTTTCTTTAGCCAATTTAATCAAACAGTATATCGATGAAACATTGGTGTATGAACCTCATGTGAATGAAAAGCCAAAAGGTATTGCTTCTCATACATGGCAAGAACTTTTTGAAATCCTTTTAGGTGAAAAGCATGACTAA
- a CDS encoding LbetaH domain-containing protein, which yields MNLGKRLTTGVGCRLDAFPSEPKIVLHVGNDVQINDYVHIAAIESITIKDRVLIASKVFITDHNHGSYGANHIHTSPLVPPLERALSSSAVIVEEDVWIGEFVSILPGVTIGKGSIVGTMSVVTKDIPPFSIALGSPAKVIKQFDFEKNEWVRV from the coding sequence ATGAATCTTGGGAAAAGACTCACAACAGGTGTTGGGTGCCGTTTAGATGCCTTCCCAAGTGAACCCAAAATAGTTTTACATGTAGGAAATGATGTTCAGATAAATGACTATGTGCATATTGCTGCAATTGAATCTATTACGATAAAAGATCGTGTTTTAATTGCGAGTAAAGTATTTATTACGGATCATAATCATGGAAGTTATGGCGCTAATCATATTCACACTTCTCCTTTGGTTCCTCCTCTTGAGCGGGCTCTTTCTTCTTCTGCCGTCATTGTTGAAGAAGATGTATGGATAGGTGAATTTGTATCTATTTTACCTGGCGTTACGATAGGCAAAGGAAGTATCGTTGGTACGATGTCTGTTGTCACGAAAGATATACCGCCTTTTAGCATTGCACTAGGATCTCCTGCCAAAGTGATTAAGCAATTTGATTTTGAAAAAAATGAGTGGGTTAGAGTGTGA
- a CDS encoding glycosyltransferase family 2 protein produces the protein MSVLPKLGLVTVLYNGIEVLEGFFESLSKQTYTNYVLYVIDNSPNDDALNEAMRLSKDYAIPVEFINNNANLGVAKGNNQGIFKALEEQCDYILLLNNDIEFPEETISLMVDYAQTKHEPIIVPKIYYYGTSKLWMAGGEILTYKALTPMRGNQEEDVGDYNSIEYIGFAPTCFMLLSCEVFHKVGMMDEKYFVYYDDTDFIYRAQLAGYKIVYFPQAIVQHKVSISTGGANSLFSIYYTTRNRLYFIGKNFNLMQKMISLFYFYSTRIIKYVQYGSKERKELLRALMDGWKLLKQ, from the coding sequence ATGAGTGTATTACCTAAATTAGGACTTGTAACAGTGCTCTATAATGGTATAGAAGTTTTGGAAGGTTTTTTTGAAAGTCTTTCAAAACAGACTTATACGAATTATGTACTGTATGTGATTGATAATTCACCCAATGATGATGCTCTCAATGAAGCAATGCGATTATCTAAGGATTATGCAATCCCTGTCGAATTTATCAATAATAATGCAAACTTAGGCGTGGCAAAAGGGAATAATCAAGGTATTTTCAAAGCATTAGAAGAGCAGTGTGATTATATACTTTTACTCAATAATGACATTGAATTTCCAGAAGAGACCATTTCATTGATGGTGGATTATGCCCAAACCAAACATGAGCCAATTATTGTGCCAAAAATTTATTATTATGGCACATCAAAATTATGGATGGCAGGTGGGGAAATCCTGACATACAAGGCACTAACACCTATGAGGGGTAATCAAGAAGAAGATGTTGGAGACTATAATAGTATTGAATATATTGGATTTGCGCCAACATGTTTTATGTTGCTCTCTTGTGAAGTTTTTCATAAAGTTGGCATGATGGATGAAAAATATTTTGTCTATTATGATGATACAGACTTTATTTACAGAGCACAATTAGCGGGTTATAAAATCGTATATTTTCCTCAAGCAATTGTACAGCATAAGGTTAGCATTAGCACAGGTGGTGCAAACAGTCTTTTTTCTATCTATTATACAACACGTAATCGCCTCTATTTTATTGGTAAAAATTTTAATTTGATGCAAAAAATGATCTCCTTATTCTATTTTTATTCAACACGAATTATTAAATATGTTCAATATGGATCAAAAGAGCGTAAAGAACTGTTACGAGCACTAATGGACGGATGGAAATTATTAAAACAATGA
- a CDS encoding SDR family NAD(P)-dependent oxidoreductase, with translation MKYKHILITGGAGFIGSNLSLKLIEKGYSVTVLDNLSPQIHSENSPLYHSIKDKANFIHGTVLNYDDWKKALENIDVVVHLAAETGTGQSMYEIEKYTDVNVKGTSIFLDILANETHSVKKIVVASSRAIYGEGKYTCKEHGTVYPIARLDNDMAHGNFGVQCPYCQHEVTLQPTDEESKIHPTSIYGITKHVQEQMFMLMGQSLGIPSVAFRYQNVYGAGQSLSNPYTGILSIFSTRIKNGNDIAIFEDGLESRDFVYVDDVVDATILGIEKDEANGEVFNVGLGQAIDVLTVAKTLINAYQSDSKVTITGNYRLGDIRHNYADLTKIEQKLGFKPKVSFEEGIKRFTSWVENQEIMEDNYEKSIVEMKEKGLYK, from the coding sequence ATGAAATATAAACATATCTTAATCACAGGTGGAGCAGGTTTTATCGGTTCAAATTTAAGTTTAAAGTTGATTGAAAAAGGTTATAGCGTTACAGTTCTTGATAATCTTTCGCCTCAAATTCACAGTGAAAATTCTCCTTTATATCACTCTATTAAAGACAAAGCCAACTTTATTCACGGTACGGTTTTAAATTATGATGATTGGAAAAAAGCATTAGAAAACATTGATGTAGTGGTGCATTTAGCTGCTGAAACAGGCACGGGACAATCCATGTATGAGATAGAAAAATACACCGATGTTAATGTCAAAGGTACTTCTATCTTTTTAGATATTTTGGCAAATGAAACACATAGTGTCAAAAAAATTGTTGTTGCATCTTCACGGGCGATTTATGGTGAAGGAAAGTATACATGTAAAGAACATGGTACAGTTTATCCTATTGCGAGACTTGATAATGATATGGCACATGGGAATTTTGGTGTTCAATGTCCTTATTGTCAACATGAAGTTACTTTACAGCCAACCGATGAAGAGAGTAAAATCCATCCTACTTCTATTTATGGCATTACCAAACATGTTCAAGAGCAAATGTTTATGTTGATGGGGCAATCTTTAGGTATTCCTTCTGTTGCCTTTAGGTATCAAAATGTCTATGGTGCAGGGCAGTCACTTTCAAATCCATATACTGGCATACTTTCCATATTCTCAACACGAATTAAAAATGGCAATGATATTGCTATTTTTGAAGATGGGCTAGAAAGCAGAGATTTTGTGTATGTGGATGATGTGGTTGATGCTACCATTTTAGGCATCGAAAAAGATGAAGCTAATGGTGAAGTCTTTAATGTTGGACTGGGGCAAGCCATTGATGTCTTAACCGTTGCAAAGACGTTGATCAATGCGTATCAAAGTGATTCAAAAGTCACTATAACAGGTAATTACCGTTTAGGTGATATTAGACATAACTATGCGGATTTAACAAAAATAGAGCAAAAACTTGGTTTTAAACCAAAAGTTTCTTTTGAAGAGGGTATTAAAAGATTCACATCATGGGTTGAGAATCAGGAAATTATGGAAGATAATTATGAAAAAAGTATTGTTGAAATGAAAGAAAAAGGGCTCTATAAATGA
- a CDS encoding acyltransferase, translated as MIQKIMLFLQLPFYEKCNYLALVWAKVKTYTLYKYALKALGKSCIIKNPLLLKNAHYITLKDRVIVRDHARLECIAQKGNQIFTPHLILEEGVSIEQRCHITAADELIVGRNTTLLFDVMITDIDHNYQTLNVPIAQQALHVKKTKIGENCFLGSGVKIQAGTILGKHCVVGANAVVRGEFPDYCVIVGIPAKIVKRYDVITKQWEKTDAKGNFKDEI; from the coding sequence ATGATTCAAAAAATAATGCTCTTTTTGCAATTACCTTTTTATGAAAAATGCAATTATCTTGCTTTAGTATGGGCAAAAGTCAAAACGTATACTTTGTATAAGTATGCATTAAAAGCATTGGGAAAATCGTGCATTATTAAAAATCCATTGTTACTCAAAAATGCTCACTATATCACACTTAAAGATCGTGTGATTGTTCGTGACCATGCAAGGCTTGAGTGTATCGCCCAAAAAGGCAATCAAATCTTTACACCACATCTGATTCTTGAAGAAGGTGTTTCGATAGAACAGCGATGTCATATAACGGCTGCAGATGAGCTAATAGTTGGGAGAAATACAACGCTTTTATTCGATGTTATGATAACTGACATAGACCATAACTATCAAACTTTGAATGTTCCCATCGCACAGCAAGCTTTACATGTAAAGAAAACAAAAATTGGTGAAAATTGTTTTCTTGGAAGTGGCGTCAAAATTCAAGCAGGTACTATTCTCGGGAAACATTGTGTGGTAGGTGCCAACGCCGTAGTCAGAGGTGAATTTCCTGATTACTGTGTCATTGTTGGAATCCCTGCAAAGATTGTAAAACGTTATGATGTTATAACAAAACAGTGGGAAAAAACAGATGCTAAAGGAAATTTTAAAGATGAAATATAA
- a CDS encoding glycosyltransferase: MNNLTFVIFTFNEEKRIERVIKNFQQFGEILLADNKSTDKTTEIAHRYGCKVFTREKEYEYVENQELVDFLYDQISTEWLYFGFADEMLDQKTLVEIQKIIASNRYEVISIDRKNYFYGQFCHDAFNARTNKIFKKHAIDFTDNPIHGFGKCIVPSEKVYYLEGAFFVHHFISNTAASYLNVINRYTETEMRFGYTEKKGLWYPLALVGYYFLKQYILKKGYKAGFAGLSLTLLMIFYAFVKNMKVYEKNHDLSTATIEEANDKHRDLILENMA, encoded by the coding sequence TTGAATAATCTTACATTTGTTATTTTTACGTTTAATGAAGAGAAGCGTATTGAGCGCGTTATAAAGAACTTTCAACAATTTGGTGAAATCCTACTAGCAGATAACAAATCAACCGATAAAACGACAGAAATAGCGCATCGTTATGGGTGCAAAGTATTTACAAGAGAAAAAGAATATGAATATGTTGAAAATCAGGAATTGGTAGATTTTCTCTACGATCAAATTTCGACGGAATGGTTGTATTTTGGTTTTGCAGATGAAATGCTTGATCAAAAAACATTGGTTGAAATTCAAAAAATTATTGCATCTAATCGTTATGAAGTGATTAGCATTGATCGTAAAAATTATTTTTATGGTCAATTCTGTCATGATGCTTTTAATGCTCGCACCAATAAAATATTTAAAAAGCATGCGATTGATTTTACCGACAATCCTATTCATGGTTTTGGTAAATGTATTGTTCCTTCGGAGAAAGTTTATTATTTAGAAGGTGCTTTTTTTGTACATCATTTTATTAGTAATACGGCAGCATCGTATCTGAATGTCATTAATAGATATACTGAGACTGAAATGCGCTTTGGTTATACCGAGAAAAAAGGACTATGGTATCCTTTGGCTTTAGTTGGATACTACTTTCTAAAACAGTATATTTTAAAAAAAGGTTACAAGGCAGGATTCGCGGGGCTTTCTCTAACGCTATTAATGATTTTTTATGCTTTTGTGAAAAATATGAAAGTGTATGAGAAAAATCATGATTTATCCACAGCAACCATTGAAGAAGCTAATGATAAGCATCGTGATCTTATTTTGGAAAATATGGCATGA